In a single window of the Schistocerca americana isolate TAMUIC-IGC-003095 chromosome X, iqSchAmer2.1, whole genome shotgun sequence genome:
- the LOC124556779 gene encoding pro-neuropeptide Y-like gives MSLVRVVVIALVVLAATAPLSEPLPAGADAGQQRPERPPMFTSPEELRNYLTQLSDFYASLGRPRFGKRGSAAAAAFRAASRLPLPPPDAYEQLFQYDE, from the exons ATGTCGTTGGTGCGCGTGGTGGTGATAGCGCTGGTGGTGCTGGCGGCGACGGCCCCGCTGAGCGAGCCGCTGCCCGCGGGCGCCGATGCAGGCCAGCAGCGACCCGAGCGCCCGCCCATGTTCACCTCGCCCGAGGAGCTGCGCAACTACCTCACCCAGCTGAGCGACTTCTACGCCTCTCTCGGCAGGCCCAG GTTCGGCAAGCGcgggtcggcggcggcggcggccttccGAGCGGCCAGCCGGCTGCCGCTTCCTCCGCCGGACGCCTACGAGCAGCTGTTCCAGTACGACGAGTGA